Proteins encoded together in one Lathyrus oleraceus cultivar Zhongwan6 chromosome 5, CAAS_Psat_ZW6_1.0, whole genome shotgun sequence window:
- the LOC127083552 gene encoding NDR1/HIN1-like protein 13 has protein sequence MCKPLHSPPMADRVHPTSPLSNDSQTTSAEKTATKAAPSASKAAPPAGTYVIQLPKDQVYRYPPPENARRYANFTRRKSSRCRCCCCLCWFIGVIVTLSVLLAIAAGVFYLVIRPEVPKYSIGRVSVKGMNLTSQSPISPEFDVTVNANNGNRKIGIYYEKDSTGELFYRDVKLCNGALPAFYQPSNNVTVFQTVLKGNNVEVVGSDRKALLKAVKIQSVPLTLKLRVPVKFKVGSVKTWAFNVKVHCVVTVNQLTAQAKIVNRDCGYGLDIWKW, from the coding sequence ATGTGCAAACCACTACACTCACCCCCAATGGCTGATCGAGTTCACCCAACCTCTCCGCTCTCAAACGACTCTCAAACCACGTCGGCTGAGAAAACCGCTACCAAAGCAGCTCCATCCGCTTCCAAAGCAGCTCCACCGGCGGGAACCTACGTCATCCAGCTTCCCAAGGATCAGGTCTACCGCTACCCTCCCCCAGAGAATGCTCGTCGTTATGCTAACTTCACTCGCCGGAAAAGTAGCAGGTGCCGTTGCTGTTGTTGTCTCTGTTGGTTCATCGGCGTCATTGTAACTTTGAGCGTCCTCCTTGCAATCGCTGCCGGGGTTTTCTACTTGGTAATCCGGCCGGAAGTGCCTAAATATTCAATCGGCCGTGTCTCCGTCAAGGGAATGAACCTCACCTCGCAGTCTCCGATCTCGCCGGAGTTTGACGTCACTGTTAACGCTAATAACGGTAACCGTAAGATCGGAATCTACTACGAGAAGGATAGCACTGGTGAATTGTTTTACAGAGACGTTAAGCTCTGTAACGGCGCTTTACCGGCATTTTATCAGCCGTCAAATAATGTGACGGTGTTTCAGACGGTGTTGAAGGGTAACAACGTAGAAGTGGTGGGATCGGATCGGAAAGCGTTACTGAAGGCTGTTAAGATACAGAGCGTGCCGTTAACGTTGAAGCTGAGGGTACCGGTGAAATTCAAAGTTGGATCTGTTAAGACGTGGGCGTTCAACGTTAAGGTTCACTGTGTTGTGACGGTGAATCAGTTAACGGCGCAAGCGAAGATTGTTAACAGAGATTGCGGTTACGGATTGGATATTTGGAAATGGTGA